aaacATAATATCTTTCCGTCACGAGCTTCAGTGTTTGCAATGTtcgtctttttgtttgttttttctaccAGAACTGGTATTtatcataaacacacacacaaacgtgcacacacacacacacacgcacacacatctttACACACAATCCTGGGAGGGGCTCTGAGGAGGAATGGGTGTGGGTAAGCTGCCGTTGAACATCAGCGTCTTCATGATGTTGGCGTAAAAAGGTCCATAGACGGACCTGTTGTAGTTAACCAGGGTGGTGAATTTGGATCCCAATGTTACCAGTTCAGGTTTAATGGATGTCAATCCAGCTGGGGTCTGTTCAAGTCTAGCCTGGGGTTTGGGGTCTGTGAGGACGGCCCGGAAAAAGTGGTGCACGCGGTCCTCTGCAGAGAAAAGATGGAGGGTGAGGTGAGGACAGGGAACTCTAAAACTGTTAGATACAGTATGTCAACATTACTCGATGTATTTACAACCTAAATAGAAACTAATAATACAAATTCCTCTGGTTGCAAAAGAATTAGAACAAAGCCAACATTTTTATACCTTAAAAtacagtgattcccaacctttttgttgttgtgaccccattttactGTATATTGCACACTTCTGGTGActcaagacttttttttctctaaaacagACATGAGTAACTGGCAGCcccggggccacatgtggccctcggtctaattttgtgtggctcccaaaacaaatccccaaaaactgTACTTCAAGAACTtgaaaggaatataaagcccaacataatacacaaaataactcccaaaaacatgcaaatcaacagcaaaatgcaacaagtacagaaaaaaaacacataaaatgactcattaaacaacaaatgacaacaaagacagacacaacaaccacttaagcAAAAAAAGTacgcaaaaaataacaaattacagaatggctccaaagacacacaaaactcaacaaaattgcacaaaatgacaggaaaatagagaaagaacaacagaaatacagaaagtgaccccaaaaattcataaattgacaacaaaaatgcagaaaattacaccaagaacacaaaaaaaaaataacaaaaacacacataatgactccaaaatacacaaaattgctaaaaactaacaaaacaacaacaccacaaagacaaaaccctttctCACCTTGTGTTAATtctcagattgatcattattctaaatgctgacataacaGTTTATAATGTGGTCCTTAGATcagacacaatcacatttttgtggcctacgctgtgatagagttgaaCATCCCTGCATTAATACAGAGTTGTCAGCGTTTGtgtacaaagtgacaagatgcaccagctcagatatttttatactgcattttattttaactacatatatatttgagaaagtacagaacacagttgtttgagattgtgtgttttaatgtgaaacagtataatatttatttaaactctTTCAGCTTTCTGCCTATTACTGCACTGTATATgcatttctgtgatattatgtatttttttttttttttttaattgtgcaaaatagataaatgaaaaaactcataaatataattttaaattattagatGAACTTATTAGAGACTGCCTGGCGTCTAATAAGTTCCCAAGAAGCCTATGAGTCTTACCAACGAGGGTGCAGATGGGGTTGTCCCTTTGTGAAATGCCACAGATCTGTCCTTTGAGTGTAGCCTGCAGTGCTGGGCTCAGTGCTGGGTATCCTCTCTCTATTAAAGACTTGTTGAGCTCACAGCAAATCTGAGCACTGATGCCCTCCAGCGCCTCATTAAGGTTAAAGTCCCTGAGAacacaaagagagagaaggTAGGTGAGGTTTAATCCTGTTACCTACTGGGGAGAAACTTAAAACCACACCAGGTTGAGTGTTTAACGAgtagattttaaaaatcaactgACGGCCTGTGCATGCCATCCAGCAACACGCTGATCATCCGCTTGAGTCGCTCGGACAGGGAGGGCAGGCCTTGGATGGGCCCCCCTACGGTGCTGTAGATGATCAGCAGCACCTCACACACGGCCTGACTCTGCTGGAGCTGCCACTGGATCTCCTGAACTCGCCCTTCATCTGTGATCCAGGTCTGAGGAAgaagcatttcaaaataaaatacacaaactgatcTAGCTTATCaaagagatcctccactgtttttacaaatctggcctaaaatctttgaaatgcacttattagaaaatctatgcctaacaaaacacattatttttgcaccatatttgttatattaacttttaaaaatggcttCACTTTACCGTCTTCGACCGTGTgctccgccatcttgaaatcacatgattgatgacgtCACACCCATTGTTTcttattggagtgaaacattcattctgctttttagattattatttaataagcTTTTTTGGACAAAATTCCAATTTGTGCCTTTGGTTGCTTTAAATAAtcaagaaaagttaaagatgtcgatgtaaacctctttcgTTTTAcggaaagagaataaaaacagttgcaacccaaaaaaaatctgtgaccgcagggggcgactctgtggttttgtagtagacaatgaagcagagaagaagagctctcctaagggacctttactctcccataaacagtgcgctgacacgctctggtggcctgaagttagagagtaaatcactgACTGTTGAAGGGTCTAAGAcggtaaagcagtgtttttttaaaagttaatataacaaatatggtgcaaaataatgtgtttcgtTAGACAAATCTTATCATAAGTACATTCAAAGGTtttgggccacatttgtaaGTCAGCATTTTCCATACGGTTACCTCAGGCAGTGGACCCTTGGAGTAATCCCATGTGAGGATGTTGAGGAAGGCCATATTAAGGACCTGGAACGGCGTCGGCATCTCCCGCTGTCCTTTTCCACTTTGCTCCATGTTGGCATTTATTGAAGTCAGCTCGTCCAAAGCTGATCTAATCCACAGAGTTGTGCGATCCAAAGCATCTGAGAGTGATGGGAAGGAAGGCCACGATGATTAAGATCAAGCAAAGCATGAATCTAAGGTGTAAGGTGAACATTTGAGGACATCCTTAGGTctcaaaatgatgtaaaaataaaagtcatcagactaaaCGGTCTCAAATAAAACTGCATCGTGCCGTAAAACACGACACGTTGCATTTTAAAGGAACCGGAAATATacatgacgtcatcaatatgtACTGCTTCAGATACGAAAGTAAGTTGAAAGCtgctttatatttatttatttattccaacaATGTGTTAATATATCTTAACCttccaaaaataaaaggaaaaaaacactttttattaaACTTACTTCTTTATGTATACTTCCAGTTCCTTCAAAATACGCCATGTCGTTCTTTTTTCATTGGGTTTCCATGGTGACATATTCTTCTCAAGGTACATACAATCCATTTTTGTTAATATTCACATCcaagaaaagaaaatcacatACACTATATACAccacccaacacacacacaaaacatatatatatatacacaaataaagtaataataataatacaattaaacaacacacacacagtagcaaaacaactaaattatatcagacaaattggtaaacaaaagatAAAGTAAAACCAatggaaatacacagaaataataaGGAGTctgttcacttttattttgaagcctgaggtcgTGTCATCTGACAGATGTTTTGCTAAGACGTGAgtctgtttggtctgataactcactctgagacctgaggatgtcctcaAAAGTACAGCGTAAATAGAAAACAGTAATAAACTCACTTGGTACTTTATCGAGGATGCTCTGAAACTTTTCCCTCTCGTACTCGACACCATGCCGCTGCATCAAATGTCTCAAGTAACGAATGGACCAGTTGAGCATGTCCAAGTTCATCAGATCCAGTACACGAAATATTTccctaaaacacaaaaccagggacttttattaaaaaaaaaaaacactaatatgTCATAATATCTGTTTCCGTATTCTAAGTTAGTTACCTGAAGAGAATCACTATGTTGTCAGTGTTCTCTCGTAGCTTCTTGATTTCCTCGTCCCTCATTGGCGTGCACATCTTTCCCATCGTAGTTATGATGTAGGAGGCCAAGCCCTGCATGTCCACAGCATCGTTTTCAGCCTGTTGACGAATCAGGTCCATGTCCAGGACCTCGGTGATCTGAGTCCGCGTCTGATTAGCGCCCGGATTCAGGAACGACAGCAAGATCTGTTCATCACATGAgaaacatatttttaagaaTGGGTTTGTATTTTTCAACCTGAAACGTTCATTTATGTGGCATTTCTACATGAATTCTCCAAGACAGAGGCTGACCTCCACCTATCCtaaaccttcaaaataaaatgattattaacataactcaattaaaaaacaaacaaaagaacaaatagGGCTTTTTCAATTacttaaaatgacaaataacaaagaagtttaaaaaaaaaaagatacattcaTCACAGTTTTGCTGTAAATCATAGACAGATTCCCACACGTCTTAAACCTGATGATGATTTTCAAtatatttcaacaaaaaaaacaaataaatcaaatggaTCTTGATCAATTACTTTAAAACCTATTACAAAAATTGCAATTCATTATATAAGCTAGTTTtaaaatatacacatttatcaCAAAAAATTCTGCTGTACCTTTGTCAAATtgaaacattatattacataaattaattaattcatcaaGTCAgaaagatattttaaaaaatgtcatttgtttgacacttttgtttatttatgttgttttttttaggactGAATCCACATGTCATAAACcttgaaaataaaatgattaacataatttcatttttaaaacaaaagaacaaatagGACGTGCTcaattactttaaaataaagtataaagtaCAAAAGATAGATTTTACAGTATTATCGTCAGACAAGTTTTGCTGTATCCCTCACTTCTTAAACCTTCaaagtaaaattatttttattatatttcaattgaaaaaaaaaaaaagattacatgGATCTCGATCAATTAGTTTAAaacatattacaaaataaattgcAATTTATTACATAGAGGTTTCAAAATGGAttttatatcacaaaaaaattatgctgtatcttttttaataattccagcaagttcatgttcatgtcttttttttaaaataatatattaaggtTACTTTTTAgaaaatttacattaaaattgACTTTGATTTTCTGATAAAGtttaggagatcaaagtgaatttcaaagtaaatttattGAAgaatgttgtctgaataaatgaaaccttagcatattagcatttttttttaataaatgaaaaatgggaAGATTTCCATCAaaccattttctgacccgcttgttccttttGGGAAGATTTTattattagtaaaaaaaagtgaacatGTACAGGCTCTGTGCTGACCTCTCTGATCTCCTCCAATAATTTGATGGCGTGTTCATATACAGGAGGGTCATCGTTCAGCTCAGACTCCAGTTTATCCCAGTAAGCCTTGTGGAGATTATCTCTGACTAGCTTCCATAAACTGGAAAGGAAAATACATAGGATCAGTTAAAGAAATTACAAATAATAATGAGAACAAAATAAACTTCCTTctagggatgtgaatctttgggtgtctcacgattcgatttgattccgattctcgttttaaccgattctcaattcaaaaattgatacaacgcatagtg
This genomic window from Gouania willdenowi chromosome 6, fGouWil2.1, whole genome shotgun sequence contains:
- the tcp11l2 gene encoding T-complex protein 11-like protein 2 is translated as MPLNDEQPPSPSSGEDQGSDVESSSEHCDSVTTSDLESSCESSKHCTPSSSPPKSLTLDEVKDTTRDMFNLSLSHEVIMNHSYRVQYDTLPQGSLWKLVRDNLHKAYWDKLESELNDDPPVYEHAIKLLEEIREILLSFLNPGANQTRTQITEVLDMDLIRQQAENDAVDMQGLASYIITTMGKMCTPMRDEEIKKLRENTDNIVILFREIFRVLDLMNLDMLNWSIRYLRHLMQRHGVEYEREKFQSILDKVPNALDRTTLWIRSALDELTSINANMEQSGKGQREMPTPFQVLNMAFLNILTWDYSKGPLPETWITDEGRVQEIQWQLQQSQAVCEVLLIIYSTVGGPIQGLPSLSERLKRMISVLLDGMHRPDFNLNEALEGISAQICCELNKSLIERGYPALSPALQATLKGQICGISQRDNPICTLVEDRVHHFFRAVLTDPKPQARLEQTPAGLTSIKPELVTLGSKFTTLVNYNRSVYGPFYANIMKTLMFNGSLPTPIPPQSPSQDCV